Below is a window of Jonesiaceae bacterium BS-20 DNA.
TCACCACCGTGTGCTACAAGATTGGTGACGCGCCCGCGGTCTACGCGCTCGAAGGTTCGATCGCAGTCACCGGTTCTCTTATCCAGTGGCTCCGAGACAACCTGGACATGTTCTCCGACGCACCTGACGTGGAGTACTACGCCAAGAAGGTCGAAGATAACGGTGGGGCGTACTTTGTGCCCGCATTCTCGGGGCTATTTGCGCCCTACTGGCGTCCCGATGCCCGCGGTGCTCTGGTTGGATTAACCCGCTATGTAAACAAGAACCACATTGCCAGGGCAGCTCTCGAGTCGGTCGCGTACCAAACCCGTGAGGTGGTTGATGCGATGAACGCCGACTCTGGCGTGGATCTGACCGAACTTAAGGTTGACGGCGGCATGGTTGCGAACGAGTTGCTGATGCAATTCCAGGCAGACCAGCTCGATGTTGAGGTGATCCGCCCCGAAGTCGCCGAAACTACCGCACTCGGTGCCGCGTATGCAGCCGGCATAGCCGTCGGATTTTGGAGTGGCGAACAGGACGTGCGTGACAATTGGAAGGAAGGCAAGCGCTGGGCGCCGACTTCCACCCAGAGCGAGCGCGGCCGTCAGTATCGCAACTGGAAGAAGGCCGTTTCCAAGACCCTCGATTGGGTTGATGAGGACGTCGTCTAACTAAGTTCCACCCCGGTGCTCGGCCCCCGGTGCTCGGCCCCCGGTGCTCGGCCCCCGGCGACTTTGGTGGATCGCCCCCGACATTGCGGATTCGTTCCGCTAATCTCGGGGGCGATCTGCCAAAGTCAATCTACTGGGTCTGGCGCCATCCCCTGCGCATGGCACTTTCTTTCATCTTGCGTACCAATTGCGAAGAATTACGCAGGTCCGCTTTGGTCACTCGTATGAACTCCCACCCTTGCGCACGGATCGCATCCTCCCTTAGCTTTTCTCTGATGAGGTCATTGGAATCGAAATACTTGGACTCACCGTCATATTCGATCGCAATCTTGAGTTCAGCGATAGCAATATCAAGGTAGAAAACACCTCTATCCGTCCTGATTTGATGCTGAGTGGTTACTTTTCCCAAACCAGCGCTCAACACCCGATAGCGCAGCCGTGATTCCTGTGGTGATTCTGCTCCTGGATCCGCAAGGGCCAAGATCCGTTCCGTTTGGGTGCGCATCCTTGGCATCTTCAATTCCAGATTGAATGTCTGTAATTCTTCTAATGGACAACCAATTCGTACCGCAAAGTCTGCAATGACTAGGGCATCGGCCGGAGAGAGCTGGCGCATCATTTCGACTGCAGTTATCTCATAAGACGTTGCCCTGACAGCGTCCCGGATAACAAGCCAAGGATTATCTTCCGGGCGAGAATATACCCGGACACCTGCACGTGAGAACTGAGTCTTACGAAAGTTAGCCACTTCTACTTTCGCAACCTCTTGGATCAGGGGAAACCCAAGGAGCACCCCCGCAGAAAAGTGACTGATCAAAACACCTTGTGGCAAGGTATTTCCATGGGTGTAGATCTTAGCCAAGTGGACAGCAGCATAGCGCTCGTAGCGGTCGGTGGGCAGATCAGCCTTATCCAGATACCAGCCGGATTTGACTTGAACAAGCTCTTGCCGGCGGTTCCTCAGAGCAAACTGACGCTTTGGAAGCTCTTTGAAATGGAAGACGTCAGGAACCACCACGGGTTCAGCATGTGTGTACCTAGAGTTGGTGCGTATTGTGGGCATGTAAATAACCTACGTACCGCTGGCTTACCGGTCAGTCCGGCGACCATTTAACTCCAGCGTCGGGGGTTATCAACACTTAGGACCACCCCTGTGGATATCTCGTGTGGGCGCTTCCCACGCGATTCCGGCCCCGAGCACCTTCGGAGTCATCTGACTTTGGCGGATCGCCCCCGACATTAGCGGAATGAATCCGCAATGTCGGGGGCGATCCGCCAAAGTCGACTGTTTTATGGGGCTAGACCGGCAAGGAATTACTGGGGCAGCTGATCCGTCGCGCTAGGGTATGAGTTCTGTGCGCCGTAACTTTGGACCGCATATGCGCCGACACGGCTGGCGAACTTGGCGGCGGATACCAAATCATCCCCGCTGGCAAGACGATGTGCAACGCCGCCAACAAAGGCATCGCCGGCTCCCGTAGTGTCGACAGCCTTGACCTTGGTCGCGGCAACCGAAACGGTCTGGCCCGGGGTGAAGATCTTTGACCCAGCACTGCCCAGGGTAATCATCACGCTCTTTGGACCGAAGTCGAGCAGCTGTGCACCGAGCGCATCGAAATCGTTTGGATCTAGCACGTCGTTGCCAAGGTCGGTCAACAGTTGAACGGCCTCATGCTCGTTGACGATCAGCGGGTCGCACTTTGCCAGCAGCTCAGCACTCACACCGATCACGGGCGCCAAGTTAACAATCAGGCGGCCGGTGGTCAGCTTTGCTGCAGCCTCGTTAGCGCTTTGCGGAACTTCTCCTTGCAGGACCACAACATCGGCCCCAGCCACGGCATTGGCATGTTCGCCAACAAAATCTCCAGTGACATGCCCATTGGCCCCGGCCACAATGACAATCGAGTTCTCGGCGGCCTGATCCAAGGTAACCACGGCAAGCCCCGTTGGCGCATCAGTGAGCCGGGCCACGGCACTGAGATCCACATTGGATTTGGTCAGCACACTCAGCGCAGGTTCCGCATTACTGTCGTCTCCGACCGCACCAATCAATTGCACCTGTGCCCCTAACAGGGCAGCCGCACATGCTTGGTTAGCCCCCTTACCGCCGGCAGAGACGTGCCCACCGGTCCCGAGGATGGTCTCCCCTGGCTTGGGATGCTGCTGTACCTGCAAGAACAAATCGGCGTTGATCGAGCCAACTACAACTACCTTGGGGCTCATGAATTCTCCTTGAGTAAAAGGGGGCAGAACCATATGGTTCTGCCCCCTTGTCACTTAACGGCTAGTGAGCAATCTTTGCGGATTGCTCGTGATTAACTGGTGGCATACCTGCTCCGAGACACCTTTTGACTTCAGTATCTCAAGGAATACCCGTGGGACATAGGCGAACCCGTTGCCCCCGTTTTGACTCCACATCTGCTTCAAGAACAAATCGTGGCTGAGCACGATCTGGTCCTGATAACCGGCGGCGACCAAGTTGGCAATTGCCGTTGCGGTCTCATCCGGAGTCGGCGACACTCCTTCTTTAGGGAACGTAATATCCAATCCGACCATATCGAATTCGAGCCAAACTCCCCGGTCCAACAGCCCGTGTTGGTATTCAACATCCGCCCCGGACGGGTCGCTGTGTGCCAGCGACACCTTGTGCGGCGCCACTCCAGCCTGGTTGAGGACCACGTCGAGGACGTCGTGGCCAAAACGCTCCCAGCCCGGCAAGTGAATATTCAGAGCGACGTTGGGACGTTCGGTCTGCGCGATGCCTGCTGCACGTAGCGCTTCACGCTCGGCCGGGGTAAAGCTTGGGGAAACCCCAATCTCACCGATCATGCCCGCCCGAATCCCGGTCTCACCAACACCTACGGTGAGTTCGGAAACTATGTCTGCTACTTGGGCGTCAACGGTGCGCGCAGTGATGCGCTCACCCTCAAACTTTTCCAAGTAGGTTCCGGTCGACATGACCACGTTGATACCGGTCTGCTTGGCAACTTCAACCAGGCGCTCGGGTGCGCGCCCGATTGCCGAAGTTCCCGTGGCATCCACGATGGTCCGCCCGCCAACTTCAGCAAAGGCGGCCACCTCGGTTACTACGTCAGCAACCGGCTTGGGAGCCATGTTATCTGCGCAGCAGTACGGGTCTTGACGCAGAGCCCACATCAAACTGGGATCTACTTTCGCTCCTACCAAGCGCTGTGAGAAGCCGTAGTACGGCTCGTCTACAACACCCGATAGGTCGTTGAACAGGTGCTCGTGCGGCAACGTGATACCCATGTCGCTCGCAGGAATGTCACCCAGAACCGTGGTCAGTACAGCTTGGGAACCGGTCATGGCACGGGCGCCAGTTCAGGTTCTGTCTTTGCCACCTTCTTGGAAGGAATCATGGCAATTCCCGATGCAAACAGTGCAACGACAGCACCAATGATGGTTACTGCATAAACAGTGTTGCCAAGCGCTGGAATGAGCGAGTCAATCGAGATGGATCCGATCAGTTGACCAGCGGTTGATGCCAGAGCCAGTAGCAGCAGACCCAAGCGGCGCACTAGGAGGGCCATGGCAGCAATTGAGGCTAGTCCCAGTGGACCGCCAAGGTACATCCACCACTGCGTTGGCATGGTGAAGGTTGCGTTGCCGGTCCCCAAGCGAGCGAGGAATACCAAGGTGAGCGCGGTGAATCCGATGATGAAGTTCCAGGTAATGGCCACCATCATGGAGTCAGCTACCTTGCCTACGTTGGAGTTACCAGCTGGCTGCCATCCTGCGAGCAGACCACCAGCAAACGGCAGGATTGCAAGAGCAATAAGGTGCGGTGCTTGGAAGTTAGGGGAGACCACGAGCAGGGTCGCCACAATTGCCAGAATTGCTCCGGCGATACGTGGCAAACTCAGGGCCTGCTTGAAGTTTGCACCGATTCCCAAGCGGTCACAGACAACTCCTGAAATGACCATTCCGGAGATGAGTGACGTCTGGAACGTTGCGACGCCGAGTGCCCCAACCGAGACACCCTCGGAGAGGACGATGACCGCACCGCATAGGCCGGCAAAGAAGTTTGGCCATGGGATGACACCGCGTCGGAGCTGACCCGGCAATGCAAACAGCGCATTACGTAGTCGTGTTTGTGGAAGGATCACGATGAGCATGAAGACCAGTCCACTTCCAAAGGAAATGACTGCCGCTAGGTGTCCGTCAGCGACGACTTTACCCAGTTGACCGTTTACGGCCGATTGCATTGGGCCGAGCGCTCCGGCGAGAACCGTGAGGAGGACAAAGATTCCCGCAGCAAAACCAACGGTGGTCTCTTTGCCGGGGGTGGACTTTGCAGATGCTGAGTTGGGCTTTTCTGACAGCGCCATTGCTCTCTATCTCTTTTCTTAGAATAAAGGTGGGTTAGTTTGCAAGCCAGGTAACAGAGTTTGAGAACAGGGATTGGTAACCTTCCCAAGCCATGAACTCTTCTGGTGCCCAGTGTGGTGAAATATCTGAAGCAAAGGCCAAGGTCCTGCCCTTGCCAACTTCACGCACTGCAAGCAGAGGCGCGTCTTCAATTGTAGCCAACACGGTTGCGTCGGTTTTTGGTTCAAGGATTTGGTATCCAAGAAGTGCTGGCCAGGTCTGGTCCAGTCCGGAAACTACCTCGTGGGCAACGCCGGTGAGTTCACCGGAGATACCTTCTGGGGTTTCCTTGCGGTCGTCCCAGCGGCTGATGTTAACCGGAAGAATCTCTTCGATTGCGGTACCTGCGTAGTTAGCCATGGCCTGGAAGCCCTGGAAGCTGAGGTAACCACCGGCCATCATGAGTCCACCACCGTTGTTGACCCACTCCTTAAGGAGCGTGAAACGGTTTGGCGCGCGCTTACCTTCTTCAAATACCTGCGGAGGAAGCAGCAGTGTGTTTGCTCCTACGTCAGAGAGGATCACAACGTCATAGGCGTTTAGTTCTTCGATTGTCAGTGGAAACTCTGCTGCCACATCGTGCGACTTGAGGTGTGTTACCTCGTGGCCCGAGTCCCGCAAGACCTCCATGAATTTTGCGCATCCAATGTGTACCTGGGTGTGCGCGAATGCGTCGAATCCCTTGTGGTCAACTACTGCGCTGACCCAGGACTCACCCGCGAGTAAAACTTTAGCCATTTCCATCCTCCACAAACTTTTGCGCATGTTTTGCGCAACGCTTTGTTCATGTAGCATAGGGGGCGCGGTGAGGATTATGCAAAACGACTAACCAAATACGCATGTTTACGCTGATCACTGCACCTATCCGGGGAGGAATCTTGGTGTCTTATTCGGCTGTTGCGCGCGAATCTGGGGTCTCTGTTTCAACCGTTTCACGGTTTCTCAAAGGTGAAATGCAGTTGCGTCCCGAGACTCGAGACAAGGTTTTGAGCGCAATGCGTGCGCTCAACTATGCGCCCTCCCCTGAGACTCCTTCGACAGGTCTGTATATCATCGTTCCAGAGATGGCCAACCCCTACTTTGGTGCCCTCGCGGAGGCTCTCTCCGACGGTGCCACCGCGCGCGGGCTAGACGCCAGAGTCATCATTAGCGGCGGTAGCACCAAACGGGAAACGGATATTGTCACCGAGCTCAGCAAACGCGACAACCTTTATGGTGTCTGCTACGTCGGGATGAGTCGAGAGAATCCCCACCTCGATGAACTGGCAGCCAGATTTCCAGTGGTCGTCGTTGACGAGCCGATCGACCGCACCGAGACTAATGACTTACCGTTTGTAGGACCAGATAACTTCAGCGGGTCATTTGCCGCTACCAACTACCTTATTTCGATGGGGCATACCCGAATCTCACACGTTGGCGGGCCCACGGACCTCATTTCTGCCCAGGAGCGGCAACGTGGATATGAAAGCGCACTGACCGCTAACGGCCTGCCTGTTGACTCTTCGCTCATTTTGCGCGGCCCATATTCTGAAAGTTACGGCGCCAGTGTTCTGACGCAGTTCAAACAGTTGGCTCATTTCCCCACCGCGGCCTTTGTGTCTAGCGACTTTGTTGCGATTGGCCTCATCTCGGCTGCGGACCAGTATGGAATTAGTATTCCGCAAGATTTGTCTCTCATAGGGTTCGACGGCATTCGCGTTGGGGCGTGGCTGCGTCCCCAATTAACAACTGTTGCTCAGCCCATCCCAGAGATGGTCAATGCCGCGTTCGCTGAACTCAATGCATTGCATACGGGAAAGGAAGGGACTGACCGTGTTCTTCCCATGGAGCTCATGCTCCGCGAGTCTGTCCTGCGGCTTAGTAACTGAACGTCGTACCCTCCGGGCACAATAGAGATATGTACTTTGTTGTTGCCGTCATTGAGCAGGGCACCTACGCCGTTTGCGGTGCGCAAGTGGACTTCGCTAGCGGCACCGTGACCTACGAACCTGAGCAACAATTCAGTACTGAGGATTTTATTGCCTTTGTTGAGGCCACTGAGCCAAAACATCCACGCTGGGTTTGGGCTGACTCAAACGTAATTTATGCCCGGCTACACCGTCTTGGTCTCCGCGTTGAGCGCTGTTATGACCTGCGCTTGAACCGCGCAATCTTACGGAATTCTAGCTGGGTTACCGCGTCATTTTCTCCATCGGTTGGCATGTCCGCCGACTCTGTGGCGGAGATTTCCAGTTGGGATGTTCCACCACCGGCGCCTTCGGATGCCCTGTTCACCGTCAACGCCGTGGTCGTCGGCGATCCTTTTGCCGAGTTTTCCCGCCAGTTGACGGTTCTAAAGTCGGCGGGTACACCGCACTGGGAACGTCTGCGGATGCTACTTGCAGCCGAGTCAGTGGGGTCCCTCATCGCGGTCGAGATGACGCAGGCGGGGGTGCCATGGGACATAGATATTCACAACCAACTTTTAGTTGCGGAGCTTGGTCCCCGGCCCAGCCAGGGAATGCGGCCGGCCCGGCTCGAGGAGTTAGCGGCCCAGATCCGCCGTCTTCTTGACTCCCCGCACCTGAACCCGGATTCTCCCAAAGATCTGTTGGCGGCTTTGAATCAGGGTGGTTTGCCGGTATCGAGTACTTCCAAGTGGGAAATTCAGGGACTAAAGCACCCCGTTATTCCGGTCTTGCTTGATTACAAGCGGCGCTCCCGCATGCTCTCAGCCAATGGTTGGTCTTGGCGCGATGAATGGGTAAGTGGCGGCCGGTTCCGCCCCGTCTACGTGCCGGGCGGAGTGGTCACCGGGCGCTGGGGCGCCGATGGCGGCGGAGCACTTCAACTGCCACACTTCATCCGCCCAGCAGTGGTTGCTGATCCGGGATGGACCTTTGTGCTTTCCGATGCCGCACAACTTGAGCCCCGCGTCTTAGCAGCGATGTCAGGTGATCAAGCCATGGCACAAGCCGGCCAGGGGCATGACATGTATAACGGGATTAAGGACGCCGCCAAGTTGGAGTCACGAGACCACGCCAAATACGGGGTCTTGGGCGCAATGTACGGCGGCACCACGGGCGTGAGCGCTCAGGTCCTCCCCCGGTTCAAGGTGGCATTCCCGCAGGCAATGACCATGCTTGAACGAGCCGCACAGGCGGGCCAAACCGGTCGCACGGTCCACACTTGGCTGGGGCGCACGAGTGCACCTGGTAATTTTGGGTCCGGCACCGAAGGCGAGGACGCGCAGGTGGTGGCTGACCGTCGGCAAGCAACCCGGTCGTATGGCAGGTTCACCAGGAACTTCATTGTCCAAGGATCAGCTGCCGAGTGGGCGCTGGTGTGGATGGCGTTAGTCCGTCAAGAACTCTTCACTCTCACCCGTGATCAAGGTGGCATCAAGACCACCGATGGCCCTCACCTAGTGTTCTTCTTGCATGATGAAATCTTGATCCACACACCTGTTGAGTTGGCGCCCACAGTAGTTGACATCGTCCAAAGGTCGGCCACCCTAGCCGGAGAGCTACTGTTTGGGTCAAGCCCCGTCGAGTTCTCGGTATCCGCCCACGTGAATGACACCTACACCGAGCCAGAACCTGACAGTTCTGACGACGACTGATCTCGACCCCTCCCCCTTTAAGCTCGTTGTTCCCAGGTGGTTATGATCTGTGCTACCCGCAATGATTCTTTGTGATGGGACGCTTGGAATTCTTCAAGCGTAGCTTGGTGCTTAGCTACGAACTCGTTTTGCTTGGCAATGATCGATCTACGATATTCATTTTGGTTATCTTTACTGTTCGCAACCTCTGCTCTAGCTTGGTTTTCGAGTTCCGTA
It encodes the following:
- a CDS encoding DMT family transporter, with translation MALSEKPNSASAKSTPGKETTVGFAAGIFVLLTVLAGALGPMQSAVNGQLGKVVADGHLAAVISFGSGLVFMLIVILPQTRLRNALFALPGQLRRGVIPWPNFFAGLCGAVIVLSEGVSVGALGVATFQTSLISGMVISGVVCDRLGIGANFKQALSLPRIAGAILAIVATLLVVSPNFQAPHLIALAILPFAGGLLAGWQPAGNSNVGKVADSMMVAITWNFIIGFTALTLVFLARLGTGNATFTMPTQWWMYLGGPLGLASIAAMALLVRRLGLLLLALASTAGQLIGSISIDSLIPALGNTVYAVTIIGAVVALFASGIAMIPSKKVAKTEPELAPVP
- a CDS encoding ribokinase, which gives rise to MSPKVVVVGSINADLFLQVQQHPKPGETILGTGGHVSAGGKGANQACAAALLGAQVQLIGAVGDDSNAEPALSVLTKSNVDLSAVARLTDAPTGLAVVTLDQAAENSIVIVAGANGHVTGDFVGEHANAVAGADVVVLQGEVPQSANEAAAKLTTGRLIVNLAPVIGVSAELLAKCDPLIVNEHEAVQLLTDLGNDVLDPNDFDALGAQLLDFGPKSVMITLGSAGSKIFTPGQTVSVAATKVKAVDTTGAGDAFVGGVAHRLASGDDLVSAAKFASRVGAYAVQSYGAQNSYPSATDQLPQ
- a CDS encoding LacI family DNA-binding transcriptional regulator; protein product: MSYSAVARESGVSVSTVSRFLKGEMQLRPETRDKVLSAMRALNYAPSPETPSTGLYIIVPEMANPYFGALAEALSDGATARGLDARVIISGGSTKRETDIVTELSKRDNLYGVCYVGMSRENPHLDELAARFPVVVVDEPIDRTETNDLPFVGPDNFSGSFAATNYLISMGHTRISHVGGPTDLISAQERQRGYESALTANGLPVDSSLILRGPYSESYGASVLTQFKQLAHFPTAAFVSSDFVAIGLISAADQYGISIPQDLSLIGFDGIRVGAWLRPQLTTVAQPIPEMVNAAFAELNALHTGKEGTDRVLPMELMLRESVLRLSN
- a CDS encoding phosphotriesterase-related protein — encoded protein: MTGSQAVLTTVLGDIPASDMGITLPHEHLFNDLSGVVDEPYYGFSQRLVGAKVDPSLMWALRQDPYCCADNMAPKPVADVVTEVAAFAEVGGRTIVDATGTSAIGRAPERLVEVAKQTGINVVMSTGTYLEKFEGERITARTVDAQVADIVSELTVGVGETGIRAGMIGEIGVSPSFTPAEREALRAAGIAQTERPNVALNIHLPGWERFGHDVLDVVLNQAGVAPHKVSLAHSDPSGADVEYQHGLLDRGVWLEFDMVGLDITFPKEGVSPTPDETATAIANLVAAGYQDQIVLSHDLFLKQMWSQNGGNGFAYVPRVFLEILKSKGVSEQVCHQLITSNPQRLLTSR
- a CDS encoding glutamine amidotransferase; this encodes MAKVLLAGESWVSAVVDHKGFDAFAHTQVHIGCAKFMEVLRDSGHEVTHLKSHDVAAEFPLTIEELNAYDVVILSDVGANTLLLPPQVFEEGKRAPNRFTLLKEWVNNGGGLMMAGGYLSFQGFQAMANYAGTAIEEILPVNISRWDDRKETPEGISGELTGVAHEVVSGLDQTWPALLGYQILEPKTDATVLATIEDAPLLAVREVGKGRTLAFASDISPHWAPEEFMAWEGYQSLFSNSVTWLAN
- a CDS encoding bifunctional 3'-5' exonuclease/DNA polymerase, with translation MYFVVAVIEQGTYAVCGAQVDFASGTVTYEPEQQFSTEDFIAFVEATEPKHPRWVWADSNVIYARLHRLGLRVERCYDLRLNRAILRNSSWVTASFSPSVGMSADSVAEISSWDVPPPAPSDALFTVNAVVVGDPFAEFSRQLTVLKSAGTPHWERLRMLLAAESVGSLIAVEMTQAGVPWDIDIHNQLLVAELGPRPSQGMRPARLEELAAQIRRLLDSPHLNPDSPKDLLAALNQGGLPVSSTSKWEIQGLKHPVIPVLLDYKRRSRMLSANGWSWRDEWVSGGRFRPVYVPGGVVTGRWGADGGGALQLPHFIRPAVVADPGWTFVLSDAAQLEPRVLAAMSGDQAMAQAGQGHDMYNGIKDAAKLESRDHAKYGVLGAMYGGTTGVSAQVLPRFKVAFPQAMTMLERAAQAGQTGRTVHTWLGRTSAPGNFGSGTEGEDAQVVADRRQATRSYGRFTRNFIVQGSAAEWALVWMALVRQELFTLTRDQGGIKTTDGPHLVFFLHDEILIHTPVELAPTVVDIVQRSATLAGELLFGSSPVEFSVSAHVNDTYTEPEPDSSDDD